The Candidatus Beckwithbacteria bacterium region ACTTAAAAATGAGCAGTAATCAAAAGATCTTGGTAACCGGAAATGCCGGTTTTATCGGTTCTCATTTAACACAAAAATTGCTTCAGTTAGGACACCGGGTGATCGGAATAGATAATTTTAATGATTACTATAATCCTCAAAAAAAAGAGGCCAACATCCGGCCGTTTTTAACCAATAAAAATTTTAAACAGTACCGCTTAGATATTCTTGATAAACAGGGTTTAGAAAAAGAGTTTAGGGAAAATAAAATTGATTTAATCGTTCATCTGGCGGCCCGGGCCGGAGTCCGGCCGTCGCTTTCTAATCCGGAGCTTTATCTTCAGGTAAATATTACCGGAACGCAAAACATGCTGGATTTGGCAAAGAAATATCA contains the following coding sequences:
- a CDS encoding GDP-mannose 4,6-dehydratase, encoding MSSNQKILVTGNAGFIGSHLTQKLLQLGHRVIGIDNFNDYYNPQKKEANIRPFLTNKNFKQYRLDILDKQGLEKEFRENKIDLIVHLAARAGVRPSLSNPELYLQVNITGTQNMLDLAKKY